AGACATCGTTCCTGAACGAGCCCCTGAACCTGCGGGATGCCATCTTCATGATGCGAACCAAAGGCTACAAGCCGGTGATGGCCCACCCCGAGCGGTACACTTATTTTTATGGTAAGTTTGATGCCCTGGCCTCGCTGCGGGAGCAGGGCGTGCTGTTTCAGCCCAACCTCAACTCCCTCACGGGCTATTACTCGCCGGGGGCAAAGGACTATGCCGAGCGCCTGATAGAAGAGGGGCTGGTCGATTTTCTGGGCTCTGACACGCATAGCCTGAAACACACCGGCAACCTGCAGAAGGTGCTTTGCAGCAAACACCTGAGCAAGGCACTCGCGCTGCCGCTGCGCAACAACCTGCTTTAGATTTATATCAGCTTATATATACTCCTCACTTTATATATCCTCATACATGGTATTCGTAACTGGCGGCAGCGGCCTGGTCGGCACGTTCCTGATTCCGGCGCTGCTGCAGCGGGGGCACCCGGTAAAAGCGCTTTACCGCGGGCAGGTGCCAGCCATGCCGGGCGCGGACCAGGTGCAGTGGCTGGAGGGTGATGTGCTGGACCCGTCCTTTCTGCGGGAGGCGCTGCAGGGGGTAAGCCATGTGTTCCATTGCGCAGGCGTGGTGTCTTACGCGCCGCAGGACGAGGACCTGCTGAAGCAGGTGAACATCGAGGGGACCGCCAACATCGTGGATGCGTGCCTGGAGCAACCCGCCGTAAAGTTGTGCCACGTCAGCTCCATTGCCGCGATTGGCCGCCCGCAGGGGGCTACGCTGCTGAACGAGGACTGCAAATGGGACCCCGCCGCAGAGCACTCTGCCTATGCCAGTTCCAAGTACTGGGGCGAGCTGGAGGTGTGGCGCGGCGTGGCCGAAGGACTGGATGCGGTGATCGTGAACCCCTCTGTCATACTCGGGCCCGCCGACTGGAACCGCAGCAGCACCCGGCTCTTTAAGTACGTGTACCGCGAGCGGCCTTTCTACACCGGGGGCAGCGCCAACTTCGTGGATGTGCGGGATGTGGTGGAGGCCATGCTGCAACTGGCCTTCTCGGATATATCGGGAGAAAGGTATATATTGAATGCCGGGCTCCTGAGCTATAAGTCGTTTTTTGAGCAGGCCGCCCGCTGCTTCGGCAAAAGAGCGCCTGGCACGCGGGTGCCGTCGCTGGTGGCCGAGGCGGTGTGGCGCTTCGAGCACGCCCGCGCCTGGCTCACCGGCGCCCGCCCGCTCATCACCAAAGACACGGCCCGGGTTTCGGCGAAGCGCCATGAATTCAGCAACAGCAAGATCCGCTCGGCCCTGGGCTTCTCGTTCAGACCAGTCTCTGAATCAATTGCTTGGGTTTGCGGGCAGTTGCAGCCCGCCGCATCGGGCGTGGCGGCGGAGGGCCGGGAATAAACTATTTGCCCCTTAATAATGTAGTAAAGCATGGGCTGTTTTTAGGGCAGCTTGTTGGATATTGGAGATGAAAGAAAACTTTGAGGAACATAACGAGGAACTGGAACTGATACAACGCTTCGAGCGCATGCTCGGCAGCAACGAAACTGTTTTCTTCGACCTGACGGATTTTGAATATATAATTGACCACTACACCGCTAATTTTGAATACAAGAAGGCGCTGGCCGCCTGTGAGTCTGCCATTGCCCAGTACCCCTTCTCCACAGAGCTGCAGATAGACAAGGCGCAGCTGCTGGCCATGGCTGGCAGCTTCGAGGATGCGCTGGTGCTGATAAACCGCGTGGCGGAGACAGACCCCGAGAACGCCGATGTGCAGCTCACGCGCGGCATTATCTTCACGCAGCGCGGCGAGTTCCGGGAGGCCATCGACCATTTCAAGAAGGCCCTGGCCTACGCCCCGGACGACCGCGACGACATCTACTTCAACATCGGGCTGGCGTACCAGACGTGGGGCAAGTTCAGCTCTGCCGTAAAGTACTATAAAAAGTGCATCGAGCTGAACCCGGAGAACGAGGCGGCCATGCAGGAGGTCCTGTACTGCCTGGAGGTGACGAACACCATCAGCGAGAGCGTACCTTTCTTTCAGCAGTTCGTGGACAACGAGCCTTACTCTGCAGTGGCGTGGTTCAACCTGGGCAACATGTACAACAAGATGGGCGCCTACGACAAAGCCATCGCCGCCTACGACTACGCCACCATCATCGACCCCAAGTTTATCACCGCCTACAACAACATGGCCAATGCGCTGGTGTTTGTCGGCGACTATGCAAAGGCCATTGAGGCGTTTAACGCGATGGTGGAGCATAGCAGCCCCTCTGCCGAAGCGTACTGCAACATCGGCGAGTGTTACGAGAAGCTGGAGCAGTGGGACCTTTCGCGCCGCTACTACCAGAAATCCGTGGACCTGGACCCGGAGATGGACGAGGCCTGGTTCGGCATCGGGATGATACTGGATGCGCAGAACAAGTGGCACGAGGCGGTGCATTTCTTTAAAAAGGCCGTGGATTTGTACGACGACAGCGCCGACTACTGGGTGGCGCTGGCCGCCGCAGAGTACCATGTGGGGCATGTGGTGTCGGCGCTGGAGAGCTACGCGCGCGCCGCCGACATCCGCCCCGACGACAAGGACATCTACCTCAACTGGTCCATCATCCTGTATGAGCAGGGCAATTTCGAGGAGGCCACGGATATTATCCTGAATGCTATCGAGATTCAGCCGAAGGAGGCAGAGCTGTATTACAGGGCCTGCGCCTACATGCTTTCGGCAGGAAAATACCGCGAAGCTTACAATTATCTGGAAAATGCGTTAGTTTTGGACTTCGATAAGCACCGGCTGCTCTTCGAGTTCTTCCCCGAACTGGAGTCGCAGCGTGCCTTATCCCGTTTAATTGACCAGTATCGCAAATAAAAGTAGATGAATTATTCGCTGAACAGCATTCCAGAGCGGGCGCCGAAGCCACGCGAGCGCGGTTATACCATGGCCATGGACAAGGGCCTGAGTGTACGTGAGGTAGAGGACTTTATAGAGGTTGCCGGAGACTACGTGGATATTGTGAAGCTGGGCTGGGCCACCTCGTACGTAGTGCCGAACCTGCAGCGGAAACTGGACGCGTACCGGGCCGCCGGCATACCGGTTTATTTTGGGGGCACCCTTTTCGAGGCCTTTATCGTGCGCAACCAGTTTGAGGACTACCGCCGCGTGCTCGACAAGTACGAGATGACGTTTGCGGAGGTGTCGGACGGCTCGCTGGAGATGGACCACGGTGTAAAGTGCGACTACATCAGGAAGCTTTCGGAGCAGGTAACAGTGCTGTCGGAGGTTGGTTCCAAGGACGCGGAGAAAATCATACCGCCCTATATGTGGATCAGGCTGATGCAGGCGGAACTGGACGCGGGTGCCTGGAAAGTGATCGGCGAGGCCCGCGAGGGCGGCAACGTCGGCCTGTTCCGTTCTACCGGCGAGGTGCGCAGCGGCCTGGTGGAGGAGATCCTGACGAAAATCCCGTTTGAGAAAATCCTGTGGGAAGCCCCGCAGAAATCGCAGCAGGTGTGGTTTATCAAGCTGCTGGGCGCGAACGTGAACCTGGGCAACATCGCCCCGAGCGAGGTGATTCCGCTGGAGACCATCCGCCTGGGCCTGCGCGGCGACACCTTCAGCCACTTTCTGGATATGGAAAAGTCGAACCTGAAGGGTTAAATTGTAAACACAATACTATAAATTGCCCGTCGGTGTGGCCGTACGGGCAATTTTGCTTTTTACCGCTGCTTGCCACCATTATTTATATATGCAAAGACGATCTTTAAAGGAATACCTGTTACTCTTCTCAAAGGGCGTGGCCATGGGCGCCGCCGATGTGGTGCCCGGCGTGTCGGGCGGCACCATTGCCTTCATCACAGGGATATATGAGGAACTGCTCGGCTCCATCCGCTCCGTGAACGGCGAGGCCGTGAAGCTGCTGCTGCGCTTCCGGTTGGCAGATTTCTGGCGGCACATCAACGGCAATTTCCTGGTGGTGCTGCTGTCGGGCATCGGGCTCTCCATCGCTTCGCTTTCGCGCCTCATCCTGTACCTGCTGGAGTTCCACGGCGAGTTGCTCTGGTCCTTCTTCTTCGGGTTGATAGTGGCCTCGGCCGTGGTGGTGGCCAAAAAGATTCCGCGCTGGACGCCCGGCGTCGTGCTGTTTGGGCTGATTGGGGCGGCCATAGCCTATTATGTGACCATTGCCACGCCCACGCAGACGCCGGAGGCCTACTGGTTTATTTTCCTTTCGGGCGCCATTGCCATCTGCGCGATGATTCTGCCGGGCATTTCCGGCAGCTTCCTGCTGGTGCTGCTGGCCAAGTACGAGTTTATCCTGGGTGCCGTGCGGGACCTGCGGATCAGCGTCGTGGCTGTTTTTGGTCTTGGTTGCCTGATAGGCATCCTGGCCTTCTCGCATGTGCTGAACTGGGCGCTCAAGAACTACCACAACGTGACGGTGGCCCTGCTCACTGGTTTTATGGTGGGCTCCCTGAACAAGGTGTGGCCCTGGAAACAAACTATAGATACATATACCGACCGGCACGGCGAGGTGAAGCCGCTGGTGCAGGAAAACGTGCTGCCGGGCACCTACGAAGCCCTGACGGGGCAGGATGCTTACCTGCTGTACGCCGTGCTGCTGGCCATCTTCGGCTTTTTGTTCGTGTACCTCATCGACCGCTTTACTGACGACGACACTACCCAGGTATAACCACCATGCGCAAATTCGGACTTATCGGCAAAAAGCTGGGGCACTCCTTCTCCAAAAAATATTTTACGGAGAAGTTTGAGCGGGAGGGCATACCGGATGCCCTATATGAGCTGTACGAACTGCCGTCGGCGCAGGAACTTGGGGCATTGCTGCAGCGGGAACCGGAACTGGTGGGCCTGAACGTGACGGTGCCTTACAAGCAGGACGTCCTACCGCTGCTGGATGAGTTGGATGAAACTGCCGCGAAGATTGGCGCCGTGAATACCATCAAAATCAGCGAAGGGAAAACAAAGGGCTACAATACGGATTACATTGGGTTCAAGATATCGCTGGAGGAGTTTTACCCGCAGCGGGAGCGGGGAAAGGCGCTGGTGCTGGGCACGGGCGGGGCCGCCAAGGCAGTTTGGGCGGCGCTGGAAGCCCTGCAGACACCCTATATGGCTGTGTCGCGCACGCCTGCGCCGGGGCAACTGCCCTATGCCCAACTGACGCCGGAGTTGTTGCAGTCCTATAACCTCATCATCAACACCACGCCCATCGGCATGCACCCGCACCCGGAGGCGGCCCCGCCCGTGCCCTATGAAGCCCTCACCGCCCGGCACTACCTCTACGACCTGGTCTATAACCCGGAGGAGACGCAGTTCCTGAGAAACGGCGCGGCGGCAGGCGCAAAGACCTGCAACGGGCTGGGCATGCTCTACCGCCAGGCCGACGCCGCCTGGGATATATGGAACAGCTGACACAAGAGAGTACGGCCTCTTCCTCTGCTGCTATTTAAAATGCCTGCATCTGCTGGCATTTGATGCCTTGTACTCCCTATCGTATCATAACCATACCATAAAGTTGATTTAGTACAAGTATTCAGGGTATTACCTTCGTAAAAAGTACAATATCAATGACGGAGACGATGACGCAGCTACATGCCCTGAAGCAGAAGACACACAGCATCAACACTAACATATATGCCCTGTACCTCGCCTACCGCGACGGCCGTGTGGCCTGGTATGTGCGCGTGCTGCTGGCGCTGGCCATCGGTTACGCCCTCAGCCCCGTGGACCTGGTGCCGGATATGACGGCGGTATTCGGATATATAGACGATGTGGTGGTGGTAGCGGCGGGACTGCGGCTCTCTTACAAACTGCTGCTGAAGGACGTGCGGCAGGAGGCGCGGCTGCAGGCCTATGAGGAAATGAGCGCCTCCTCCGACACCTCGGCGGCCGCACTGAAAGTAGTGGGGTACACGTGGCTGCTGCTGGCCACGCTGCTGCTGCTGTTTGGCTATAAACTGCTGCACCTGCATATGTTCTGACAGTCGGGCGATATAAACTCATGTCTACTACACACAGCGAAGCCTTCCAGACCAGGAGGCTTCGCTGTTTGTATACAGCCGGTAAAACCCTCCTGTTTCCCCTGATTTTTTAGCCGAAGGGCTGCTGCTTAGCTGCAACGGCCGGAATTCCATATATTTACAGAGGCCATGTAGCCCCTATATGAATGGACCTATACCGGCGGGCGTGGCTTTGAAAAATATTTTCTGGGCGCTTGCAACCAATTGGTGCAGTAAGGTATCATGTGGATGTGTAGGGCAAACTAAACAGGCAGTTTTTGAAGCTTTTTACGAAACAAAAGTCAGACGAGGACAAACTCATAGAGGGCTGCATTGCGGGCAAACGCGACATGCAGCAGCTCCTGTATGACCAGTACTCCAGGAAGATGATGGCCGTTTGCCTGCGGTATGCCCCTACCACGTTCGAGGCCGAAGACATGATGCAGGAGGCGTTTGTGAAGGTGTTCACCCACATCGGGAATTTTAAGCGCGACTGCCCGCTGGAGTTCTGGATACGGAAAATTATGGTGAACACCGCCCTGAAGCACCTGCGCAGCAAGCAACTGCTCACCGTGTCGCATGAGGCGGACGAGGTGAGCAACCTTGCCTCCGACAGCTTCAGCCTGACAGGCTATTCCCTCGACGAACTGCTCAGCATGGTGCAGAGCCTGGCTCCCCGCTACCGCATGGTGTTCAACCTGTATGCCATCGAAGGCTACAACCACAAGGAGATAGGGGAGATGCTGGATATTTCGGAGGGAACGTCTAAGTCACAGTATTCACGCGCGCGAGCCATCCTGCAGAGCATGATCTCCCGCCAGGAAA
This window of the Pontibacter russatus genome carries:
- a CDS encoding NAD-dependent epimerase/dehydratase family protein, whose protein sequence is MVFVTGGSGLVGTFLIPALLQRGHPVKALYRGQVPAMPGADQVQWLEGDVLDPSFLREALQGVSHVFHCAGVVSYAPQDEDLLKQVNIEGTANIVDACLEQPAVKLCHVSSIAAIGRPQGATLLNEDCKWDPAAEHSAYASSKYWGELEVWRGVAEGLDAVIVNPSVILGPADWNRSSTRLFKYVYRERPFYTGGSANFVDVRDVVEAMLQLAFSDISGERYILNAGLLSYKSFFEQAARCFGKRAPGTRVPSLVAEAVWRFEHARAWLTGARPLITKDTARVSAKRHEFSNSKIRSALGFSFRPVSESIAWVCGQLQPAASGVAAEGRE
- a CDS encoding tetratricopeptide repeat protein, which codes for MKENFEEHNEELELIQRFERMLGSNETVFFDLTDFEYIIDHYTANFEYKKALAACESAIAQYPFSTELQIDKAQLLAMAGSFEDALVLINRVAETDPENADVQLTRGIIFTQRGEFREAIDHFKKALAYAPDDRDDIYFNIGLAYQTWGKFSSAVKYYKKCIELNPENEAAMQEVLYCLEVTNTISESVPFFQQFVDNEPYSAVAWFNLGNMYNKMGAYDKAIAAYDYATIIDPKFITAYNNMANALVFVGDYAKAIEAFNAMVEHSSPSAEAYCNIGECYEKLEQWDLSRRYYQKSVDLDPEMDEAWFGIGMILDAQNKWHEAVHFFKKAVDLYDDSADYWVALAAAEYHVGHVVSALESYARAADIRPDDKDIYLNWSIILYEQGNFEEATDIILNAIEIQPKEAELYYRACAYMLSAGKYREAYNYLENALVLDFDKHRLLFEFFPELESQRALSRLIDQYRK
- a CDS encoding phosphosulfolactate synthase, with product MNYSLNSIPERAPKPRERGYTMAMDKGLSVREVEDFIEVAGDYVDIVKLGWATSYVVPNLQRKLDAYRAAGIPVYFGGTLFEAFIVRNQFEDYRRVLDKYEMTFAEVSDGSLEMDHGVKCDYIRKLSEQVTVLSEVGSKDAEKIIPPYMWIRLMQAELDAGAWKVIGEAREGGNVGLFRSTGEVRSGLVEEILTKIPFEKILWEAPQKSQQVWFIKLLGANVNLGNIAPSEVIPLETIRLGLRGDTFSHFLDMEKSNLKG
- a CDS encoding DUF368 domain-containing protein, with the protein product MQRRSLKEYLLLFSKGVAMGAADVVPGVSGGTIAFITGIYEELLGSIRSVNGEAVKLLLRFRLADFWRHINGNFLVVLLSGIGLSIASLSRLILYLLEFHGELLWSFFFGLIVASAVVVAKKIPRWTPGVVLFGLIGAAIAYYVTIATPTQTPEAYWFIFLSGAIAICAMILPGISGSFLLVLLAKYEFILGAVRDLRISVVAVFGLGCLIGILAFSHVLNWALKNYHNVTVALLTGFMVGSLNKVWPWKQTIDTYTDRHGEVKPLVQENVLPGTYEALTGQDAYLLYAVLLAIFGFLFVYLIDRFTDDDTTQV
- a CDS encoding shikimate dehydrogenase family protein translates to MRKFGLIGKKLGHSFSKKYFTEKFEREGIPDALYELYELPSAQELGALLQREPELVGLNVTVPYKQDVLPLLDELDETAAKIGAVNTIKISEGKTKGYNTDYIGFKISLEEFYPQRERGKALVLGTGGAAKAVWAALEALQTPYMAVSRTPAPGQLPYAQLTPELLQSYNLIINTTPIGMHPHPEAAPPVPYEALTARHYLYDLVYNPEETQFLRNGAAAGAKTCNGLGMLYRQADAAWDIWNS
- a CDS encoding YkvA family protein; translated protein: MTQLHALKQKTHSINTNIYALYLAYRDGRVAWYVRVLLALAIGYALSPVDLVPDMTAVFGYIDDVVVVAAGLRLSYKLLLKDVRQEARLQAYEEMSASSDTSAAALKVVGYTWLLLATLLLLFGYKLLHLHMF
- a CDS encoding RNA polymerase sigma factor — encoded protein: MKLFTKQKSDEDKLIEGCIAGKRDMQQLLYDQYSRKMMAVCLRYAPTTFEAEDMMQEAFVKVFTHIGNFKRDCPLEFWIRKIMVNTALKHLRSKQLLTVSHEADEVSNLASDSFSLTGYSLDELLSMVQSLAPRYRMVFNLYAIEGYNHKEIGEMLDISEGTSKSQYSRARAILQSMISRQENNYNKENVISS